Genomic window (Lycium barbarum isolate Lr01 chromosome 2, ASM1917538v2, whole genome shotgun sequence):
TGTTTCAATTTCTTATTATGGGGTtgttctttcttggttgaaggACTTAAAGAACTGACCTTTTTCTTATTTGCAGATGAAATGGGTTCCCTAATATCATCAAAAGTGTCTCTTTGATAAGCAACTGAGTAAGAAGAAGGTGAAAATACAGACCAAATGAATACAAAACAAAGACCTAAGATTACTACAAAGGTTAACTTTACACTAAGTCCATAAGATTGATATGAACCTTTTACCTTGCGACCAAATCTTGTTAAAGCTGTGTTTTGCTTCCTCATTTGAACTCAAAGAAGAATCTCAGACATACCCAGAATTACAAAGAAACAAAAACAAGAAAATGAACAATCTTTTTGTTGACTCAAAACAAAATCATGGCAGTTAAAGAGAGAAATGAGAGAGTGAAGTGATGTTCTAACTAAAAGAACCTAGCAAGTGTGAAGTAAATTAAAAGCCAAGATTCATTAGTAGATTTAAATGATGTTCTGTTTAGTActcctccggataaaaaaaaaaaaaagtgcacgtAGCCATTTACACAACTCTTacgaaaatactaactcctaaacaaaataggtaatttgactaaactatctcTAATTAAATAAGCATTAGGATTTGATCATACAACACTTAATAGGgacaaatatgaaaaaacaagattaattctttcttaatttactaagtgaattttttttttataaaaaaaaaaagactaaatggacttttttttttatcgGGAGGGAGCAGTCACCATCTTGGTAAAAGGATGAGTTTAAGTTTAAACATAGAGATTACCCTAATTTGGAATGTAATTAATGTTTAACATGTTGAGTAAAGATGGTCTTTATCTGGGGTTTGTTATTTGGTTTAGTAATTAAGGATTGTCATTTATACTAATTaaagaagaagattttttttgggttttAAAGTTAAAAAGAGAGGGAGCAGACATGGGGAGAGGAGTTTTATTAGTTTGTCGGAGTCCCATATGTGACAACTAGCTATTAAAACGAGAGTGTCGTGTTAGGAATATTTTGGGATTTATGTACACTCTGAGTTACATTGGGCTTAGGGATAATTAGGCTCCAACTGATGAACTTCACTACGTCTCCTGACACTCTAAATAGAACTGACTAATCCTAAGTCAAAGGGCCGAGAAACACAACGCCAATATTCTTGAACAACTTGGAGCTGGGCTTCTTTTCGCACTATTACAGATATCAAAATAATGATCAAAATTGGATTCAATTGTCAACTATCTATATCGTTCAAACCGAATTTGTTACCGAAATGAGTCATGATTTTCGATCTTTATTTGGATTAGTCATATTATCTAAGTTTGATCTTGCTGAGAGGTCTActatgagataaaaaaaaaatattgagaaaATAATAAGATCTTTCTTATATCCCTTTTAGCCAATTGGAAAATAAAAATGGTGAGATAATCAAAATAATTATGTATTTATAAAATATCCTCTTAATTTATGCTATTTCGTCATATCCAGAATGTTATATGGTTTCAAGGATAAATTGGATAGGTCACTTCCCAATTTCTGACGTTTTTGAAGCTCAAGTCGTGGTCAAAGTATTAATTTAATAAGATTTGGGTTGTGCTAAATtgagtatttcatttatatatctATATTATTGCGAAATTTTATGCGAACCAAATTTTCTGTTATAAAGATCAAGAAAGAGGAAACAAGCTTTTTGGGATTCAAGAGGTAGGCATTTGCCAGTTGCAATCTTTTTATCTATTATAAAGTAGTTAGGCATTTGTCAATCATGTCTTAacaaattttatttctttttttataaaGAAAGAAATATGCCTCAACTGATATAGTTTGGCTGAGTGTTTCcattaaatgaaaaaaataaaagaaaattgtaAGGGCCTAATAACACTGCAAGCAATTTAACTTCTTATAGAGTTCATCAAATGACACACACAGGGAAACTGATCAGATTCCAGTAATTGAACTTTGTATGTCTCAAACTCTAGCATTACAAGCCACCATTAAATTTGTAGCCTATTCCTCTGTGTATAGGACTATACTATCTACCCGAATTCGCGCTCTACGGGACCAGTCTAATCTAAGTTAATATAATCATACAAAAATACTGGAATAAGGATATGCTAGAATAGAGAAACTATACATGTAACATGTTGCTATACTTGAGGTAGCTATTACGAAATATTTGAAGATAGCTGATTCAACAGTCAGAGGGTCTGTTGGAGCAGCTGAGTAGTGGAATTCTGCTCAGCTGAAAAATCTTGTGAAGAATTCATGTTCACCTTTATCCTGAAATGATTAAGTTGATAATCACAATCCCATCAGACACATATTGTCAATTCAGTCTCATAAAGGATGTAATTAGGATTGGAAAACGGGCAGGGCGGATCGGATATGGGCGGGTGGAAAACGGGTTAAACAAAAACAGATAAAATATCCGATCCAACCATATTTAGCACAATTAAGAAATGATTTAGCCGATGCCCCATCAGGAATAGTCAAGTGAGAACACAAGCTAAAAGTCAAAATAAGCTTAGACTCTCAGAAAGCAAGAACTCCTGGAAAATAACAAGCAGACAAAAATGGGTGTTGATCATCGGGATATCCATTTTTTAGTGGATAATATCCATATCTGATCCGTTTTTAGAAAGTTGGTTATCCAACCCATATATCTAGTGGGTCAGATTAGATGGTCACTTGTTTCTTAAACCATTTTACCAGCCCTACATGCAATCTATAAAGATTGAACTTTGAGAAGTAGCATAGAACTAGTTCTTTAACAAAAAGATTTACATGTCAATGCTAAACCAAATGGAAGAGTACGAAACTGGCACTGCCAGACAAACAATACCTGTTATGAATGTTGACGTATTCATCAGTTTCATCCAATATCTCCTCCTGGTGTAAGGAATACCAGCAAAGATAAGCAAAATAAGAAAGTAAAATACTGAGAGAGGTTCTGCCAGAATCTTTAAGAATGTTATGGAAGTGCATAACCATGTAAGAAAGTTCACATGTGTATAAGGAAAACAATGCCACAAAAAGAACAACAATATTATTAATGGAAGTCGGAATCTTGTGCACCTGAAGAAGCTCCTCAATGACATCTTCCATGGTAATAACACCAACAACTTCTTGATTGGGAGGGATCTCTGGTATTCCAGTGTTCTCCAAATCCAATATACAAAATGAGCAACCTTTGTGTTTCTTCTTAAAAGCAGGAGTAGGGGGAGGAGTTTTCTTCCCAACTTGGTCGTCATCCTCCTTATGTAATGCACTCTTAATATCATGCAAATCAGCATCTGCGATTATCAGTTCATACAACAGTTAAAGTTGGCAAATCATAAATTCATCAATTTAATAGAAAACTATCAAGTTAATCACCAAGGAGATATCTATTTGCTTCATTTTCTGAGATAGAGGCAATTACAGGATATGAAGGACTCGGAAGGAGTTGATTAGAAGCACATTTAGCACAAAATGAATTAAACGTAAAATTGGGTATTTCAAGGTTTCGGACCTTTATCATTGACTGTGCCATCTTTTGTCTCATTCAGATCTTTATATACAACAGCAATGTGGCTATGGCCCTTCTGAAACTCATTCAACAtgtcatacagaggcatgtttTCAGAAACCCTGAAGAAATACCAACGCTGCACAATTAGTTTCAGAATAAACATTGTGTGCATAGTTAATTGATTGGTAATAAACATATACATTTAGGAAAGGGAAGAACCGCTGCACTTATCCTTACCTTGGAATTTTTCTTAACAACATTTTCCTCAGGGGAACTGAATCTTCTTCTGAGTGAACTGCCAAAAGATTTTTAACCTGCCCGTGAAATATTTGAAGACAGGTACAGAGAGCATTGAACATAATATCAGTAAGTTACACACACAATAATGAAATCCACAAGAAGATAAAAATTGATTTCTGCATGCAAGAGATATAATTACCAAAATTAGTCCAATAATATTTGTCGGATTTCTGTAGTAAACAGGAACTCTGCTATGCCCCATTGTCATTATAGCATTTAATGTTTCCCTGCATGAGAGAGAAGGAGAGAGATGTGTTATTAGAACATAAAAAGTTTGTGAAAGCTTGAAATCAGATTGAACAGCAAATTATAAACCCACAAGTTAAGTGTTCCGTCCAGATCAAGAGAAAAAGCCTTTGATATTGGAGTCATTGCATCTTTTGCTTTTTTTTCTGTCAACTCAAGTGCTCCAGCAATTATTGTTGTTTCATCATGTGTCAAATCTCCTCCTTTTCCAGCCTGTCATAGCAATAAGAAGCAAAGAAGCTGAGGCATAGTAAAAGGAACAAACAAATTTGAAAAAGAGGTTCAGCTATAGCACCTAATCTTGGTGAGATGAACTTGATCGTGTAAGCGACATAGATTAGCAACAAAAACTGAGAACTAGTGACTACTGATTACCTCATTGCCATGGAAATCCATAAACGTTTTTAGCTCAGCTCTTCGTAGAAGGGCCGCGTGCCCCTTACCTAACATCCAATCCAAGACCTACCAGCAAAACCAAGGATGAAGTTAAGATCCCTTTTCTTTATCAAGCAAATTCAAAGTTAAAAGTTTTCAATGAAGCTATAAGATCTTTAACAACAGAAAGTAGCACGGAGAAATTCTCTCAGTTTGCTGCATGAGGTTTGGCCTTTCTTTTCAATGCTAAAGATGACTGTCCATATATCTTAACAAATAAAATGACGGATATTCTACATATCCAATTATTAGCATGAAAAGTTTCTCACTTACAGTAACAATTAAAAATAAATAGAGAGAGATAGGGAATGGAGTAACTCTGATATTATAACTATAACCAAGTAACTCTGATACTAAAACATGGAAACTTAACAACTCTACATGATTAAATTATCGGATGTGATTGTTTTAGTTTATACCTTACTAATTGGATAAGCAATGGGGAAGAATAACCAGAGAAGAAGCTGAACAAAGGGTGCTACAGTGGCTCCAACTGTCAATCCATAGCGAGTACAGATTGCTTGAGGAATTATCTGCAATCGTAAAAGCAACGATGCCAAGTTAATACAAGGGACGAACAAATGCCATAGTTTAAAAGGTGAAAGATTAAGTTGATGAATAGAATAGAGTAGACCACCTCTCCGAACATGAGAATCAGTGTCACAGATACCAGTATTGCTGCCCATGAAGGTACAAGCTTGTCCAAGAATATAGGAAGAGACTATAAAGGAAAAGGATGAAAGTAATAAATAATTCGGCACGGGTAATAAAAGGATAACTATTAAGCAACGTTACACAAACCTCCATTGCTAATGAGTTGCCGATCAAGAGTGTGCAAAGCAAAAGGTGTTGGTTTTTTAC
Coding sequences:
- the LOC132628018 gene encoding DUF21 domain-containing protein At1g47330 isoform X1, with product MGADVPCCGTEFFVFILVVIGLVLFAGLMAGLTLGLMSLGLVDLEVLSKSGRSQDRIHASKILPVVKNQHLLLCTLLIGNSLAMESLPIFLDKLVPSWAAILVSVTLILMFGEIIPQAICTRYGLTVGATVAPFVQLLLWLFFPIAYPISKVLDWMLGKGHAALLRRAELKTFMDFHGNEAGKGGDLTHDETTIIAGALELTEKKAKDAMTPISKAFSLDLDGTLNLETLNAIMTMGHSRVPVYYRNPTNIIGLILVKNLLAVHSEEDSVPLRKMLLRKIPRVSENMPLYDMLNEFQKGHSHIAVVYKDLNETKDGTVNDKDADLHDIKSALHKEDDDQVGKKTPPPTPAFKKKHKGCSFCILDLENTGIPEIPPNQEVVGVITMEDVIEELLQEEILDETDEYVNIHNRIKVNMNSSQDFSAEQNSTTQLLQQTL
- the LOC132628018 gene encoding DUF21 domain-containing protein At1g47330 isoform X2; translated protein: MPSLPIFLDKLVPSWAAILVSVTLILMFGEIIPQAICTRYGLTVGATVAPFVQLLLWLFFPIAYPISKVLDWMLGKGHAALLRRAELKTFMDFHGNEAGKGGDLTHDETTIIAGALELTEKKAKDAMTPISKAFSLDLDGTLNLETLNAIMTMGHSRVPVYYRNPTNIIGLILVKNLLAVHSEEDSVPLRKMLLRKIPRVSENMPLYDMLNEFQKGHSHIAVVYKDLNETKDGTVNDKDADLHDIKSALHKEDDDQVGKKTPPPTPAFKKKHKGCSFCILDLENTGIPEIPPNQEVVGVITMEDVIEELLQEEILDETDEYVNIHNRIKVNMNSSQDFSAEQNSTTQLLQQTL